From the genome of Gorilla gorilla gorilla isolate KB3781 chromosome 4, NHGRI_mGorGor1-v2.1_pri, whole genome shotgun sequence:
AGTGaaatctttgttcattttctttttatacacCCGTCTGCTTCCTAAAACCTGACACCATTTAATGGTGCCCTTGGTCAAATCTAAATGATCTTACTTTCATAATTCTTTGATTCCAGCTTGCAGAGTCAAGACGAACTCTAACTCATGGGATGGACAAACTGGAAGATGTAAAATAAGTAAGGCTTTCTGGGCCAAAAAGCCTCTTCTTacagaaaatcaaattttaaaagaacactgacctcaaaacaataaaactgtCCTGGTTATGCAATAGAAATagctatataaatggaatcatatcctTAATGAACACCTCCTGTGGCTACCCAACTTTTCACACATCTTACTGATTATAGGCCTTGCTGTGAATGCTTTCTTGCTCTATCTGAAGTATTCCCACCAGAGTTGTTTCCAACTTTATTTCCTATATTAtgaaaaatgaagttttttttaacattgtaacAAAGTATATGAAAGATAATGTATACTGTATTAAATAAACCATTATACAAAAATAGTTCCTTGTACTGTTAACTATTATTATGACTTTGGTCAGTAAAATTCTAAATCATGCGACTATAATTTACATGTTTACCAATGGAAGGAAGTGACAATGAACTGCCTAAAGAATGAAAgagacagccaggcatggtggctcacatctgtaatcccagcactttgggaggccgaggcggggggatcaggaggtcaagagattgagaccatcctggccaacatggtgaaaccccgtctacactaaaaatgcaaaaattagctgggcgtggtggtgcacacctgtattcccagctacttgggaggctgaggcaggaaaatcgcttgaactcgggaggcataggttgcagtgagccgagattgcaccactgcactctagcctgatgacagagcgagactccagctcaaataaataaataaataaataaatgaataaaaataaaaaaagatttgtgtCTTAACTGTGCACTTACCAATATTTACTATAAAATGGGGGAAGGGGATGATGATAAAAGTTAGCTgaggaaggctgggcacagtggctcatgcctgtaatcccagcactttgggaggcccaggtggtggatctcctgaggtcaggagttcaagaccagcctggccaacatggtgaaaccccatctctactaaaaatgcaaaattagctgggcatggtggcatgtgcctgtaatcgcaactactaggggtgctgaggcaggaggatcgcttgaacccgggaaacagaggttgcagtgagccgagatcatgccattgcacttctgcctgggcaacagagcaagacaccgtctcaaaaaaaaaaagttaggagaGAAATGGAAGGTTCTCTCTTTTCCTCAGCTTCAGTGTACTAAAACCCAGAAGCATAGGACATAAGTTTTTTCCATGGGATACTATAGTTATCACCTTGGGTGAAAACATGGTACTAGGATTTGTCCTTCAAGTCAGGTTAATGTAACAGAGGTAGCAGTGACTTACGGTTAGATTTGTGCCTTAACTGTGCACTTACCAATATTTGCTATAAAATGGGGGCAGGGGGGtgataataatatctaatatatgaaGCCTGTAGGACAGTGctctgtgtttgtgttttgactGCAACTCAAAGAAAGCAATATATTTTTAGACgaagtatatacatgtatatatatataacttaaaagTTTCATAAAGCAATACTTACCCTATGTTCCATGTGTTCTAATATTTTCTCTTACTTCATTTTGAGATAATGCTAGGCATGACCCATTTATTTTAAGACACACTAATTGGtcaaaaaacaatttgaaaaccactgctataGGAGATAcgaggaaatatattttataaactgtaaagcACTACTAAGATGTGAGCAGCGGCTGCTGCATATCCAGGTCAACCTTTCTGGACCTGAAGACAACCTCTCCTTCGTTTGGGCACTGCTAGGAGTCAAATCTACCTAGACTTTTGGTAAGGAAGATGGTACTCATGCTCATTGTCATTGAGACAATTATCTAATGCTTAGAAGTCAAGACTAGAAAGCAAGGCATTAACCATATCAGCACCCAAACAAGAGAAGACAAGTTACAAGAAAGCCAAATaaaacagcaaacatttgttTAGTGCTTTATGGTTAACATATATGATCTCTTTTAATCCTTACAATCCTAGGGAAAAAGTGAAGCTCAAGGAGGTTGACACCTGCCCAAGACTagacagtaagtggcagagccaggtcaTCTGATCCTAAATCCCGCACTCCTTCCACTATGATAAAATACCAGGAAAGAAAAGTGATCAGGATATGAGGCACATTCTGATCCATCAAAGATGCTTATATGCTTTGCCTATCTCTAGAAGGAAAACGGACCCCACTGAAGGTAGAGATGCAATCCCAGACTTTCAGAGGGGGGTGTGGCCAATTGCTACCAGTAGTTTAGGACTCACATCTGGCATTTCTGTCTACCAATACATCTATTTTGACACTGCTTGTGCTGAGGTCCCAAATGTCTATTATCTCCAAGTACTGTGGCTTTCTATTCCTATCTGTACCTGTCCCAGGGAATTGGTCAAGGACTCACATTAGAGAGAAATGAAGTACTGGGTATCTGTTACTCATGTCCCTTATACTTAGGTAGACTGCCAGTATTAGCAGTAGTGGTCCGCTTCCAGTGACCGTCATATTATCTGTTCAGCTTCCTCTGGGGAAGCCAATCTGCCCCAATCTTCATGGTTTTGTGTCTCCTTTTTTACCCACATGAGCATCTCTCTCCACCGTGTCTCCCTCATCAAAGAAAGAGAAGTTTAGCAACTAAGTACCTGAGGAGGTGGGAAAGGGATGCTACTCATTCCTCAGCTCTCCTAGTTACCTTTCCACTCCCTTCATCCGTCCACATTCCCTCATTTCTCTCACCTGGTACTCCTGCACCACCTCCTCCAAAGGCAGCACGCTGTGCTGTTTGTGGCTCCTGGATTCTCGGCACACCACACAGATGGCCTCTTTGTCCACCTCACAGAAGAGTTTCAGGGCTTCCTGGTGTTTAAAGCACATGCCCTGATCATTACTCCGGTTTCCCCGATAAGGAGTGGGGCACATCTGGCGAATTATCtggaccatgttggccagctgcaAGTTGGGACGAAAGCTGCGACGTGTAAAGCTCTTTCGGCACTGGGGGCAGGTGAACTGCCCTGGAAGGGGCAAGGAAGGAGGCGGGTGGATGTCAGGATACAGCTCTTCCTCTTCGTCCTCATCGTATGCTTCCAGTATTTCTTCTTCTCCGTAGACATCAATTCTCAGGTCAGGTCTCAAGCCTCCTAGGTAATCGTCCtgatcttcctcttcttcttcctcctcgtcCCACATATAGTCTACGTTGTCCCAATTAGTTATACTACTGTCACCGAGCCAGAGTTCATCGTCATCTTGGTCTTGGAACAACTCTTCGTCAGCATTCCCCCGATACAACACCTCTCGAACGGAGCCGTCCCATCCATCCACGGCCCCCACCGcttcctcgtcctcctcctcccatTCATCTTCCTCCTCGTTCTGGTCCTCCTCGTCCTCCTTACCCCACAGCTGGGTCACACACCCTCGGCAGAAGTTGTGCCCACAGCTGATGGACACGGGATCCTTGAAGTAATCCAAGCAGATGGCACACACCGCTTCCTCCTGAAGGGTCTGCATGGGGCTGGGAGTAGTGGCATAACCAGCCATCTTAATGCCCGCCGGCAGGTGTAGATACGTCAGCTTGGAGCTGAGGAGCGGGAACGCGCCTGCAGGCCTGCCTCCAAACTACTCTGGTGACCCGAGGCTGTCCTCAACCTTGCTCTTCTACCTCGGGCCCGCAGGGGAGTTTTGATCCTCTCTCAGGGTGCGAACGCCCAGATCCAGACTCACAGCCTCTCTCTGGgatcggtggggacacagcaggCTGCAGCCCCCAGCTGCTCGGTCCTGTCACGTCTCTCGCTACCCTCAGGGTGTGCCCTACACTGCGGCGTCCGCCTCAGATGCAGCCGCTGGCCACCCTGCCCGAGGCGACGCAAAATGACGTCTCGCTCGTGCACACGCTCTGGAGAGACGCTCTAGGCCGGCGGAGGACCACGTCTCTATGGTGTGCCGGGGGCCGCGCGGGCCGGGAGTTGGGTGGGCTGGGGGACAGGCGCGCCCGCGCCGCCCGCTCCAGCTGGGCTAGTGCTGTACATTCCGGCCAGCCCCTCCTCAAGACCCCATTCCCAAGCCCCTTCTCGGCTCCCTCGGGCCGGCAGAGCGGCTCTGATCAGGTCAGCGGCGGACGCCGGGAAGAGGCCCGGCTTGGGAGAGGTGGTTTGGTGGGTTGCCTGGTTCTGGATGGGGGTGGTCAACACTCGAGGGGGACTGGGTCTCCGAGCCGTTGTCCAGCCTGAGCCGGAGCCCCAGGAAGGTTAGAGGGAAGGGAGATAAATGTCTCCGGAAGCCCCGCCCGGGCCGGGGCCGAGTTGGTCCGCGGCGGTGGGGAAGCCTGGGACACCACCCTGGTGCTGTCGCCCGTCCCGCCGTCCGCGCTTGGGGTGCCTTGGTGGGGATCCGGGCGCCGCACAGCTGGGAGGGCCTGCCGCCCGGGAGGCTCGGATCCGGGGCGCCCAGTGCCCCCCGCTGCCTTCCGGGAGCCGTCGGGCCCCAGCTCCACGCAGGCCTCAGACCCAGCCCTGTTTCTGCTTGCGGGGCCGCGGCTGCGCAGTATTGCGGCGTCTGCCAGCAAAGCTGCGCCCCGGCCGTGGGTCCCCTGAGGGGGCCGGGGCTCAAGTTCCCTTCGGTGCTGCCGCCTGCGTCGGGCCAGGGGTTCCGAGTTCCAGCCCTGAGCTCTGTGAGCTCGGCCGTGAGGGGGCTGGATTTGGGACCACACTTCCTCACCGCCATGGTTTAGACTTAGTTTGAGAGCGGCTGGCCCCTCCTTCCTGTCCCGGTGTCCTCCGCTGTCTGTTATGCCCTTTATTCCTCCCTGGGGAGGGAGGGCTGGGGGCGCTGTCTGGGTCTGTTTTCCACCCCAGCGGGGCCCTAGGGCAGTGTCATTTAGACCCCACTCTGTCACCTTTCCTGGAGAGGGGACCTGATCCAGGgctgagaggttttttttgttttttttgttttttttttttttttgagatgcagtctggcAGTTGCCCGggatgcagtgcagtggcgcgatctcggctcactgcaagctccgcctcccaggttcacgccattctcctgcctcagcctcccgagtagctggaactacaggcgcccgccaccacgcccggctaatttttttttttgtatttttagtagaaacggggtttcaccctgttagccaggatggtctcgatttcctgacctcgtgatccgcccacctcggcctcccaaagtgcgggctGAGAGATCTTACAGTGCGAGGGGGAATCAGGCCCTGGGGAAAGGCTTCTCAGGGGTTGTCTCCTGTGTTCTGTCTCTCCAGGTAGGGATAGAACCAGGTCAGGCCTGGATTTGTAGTCCCAGAGAACAGAGGATGGAGATGGGGGCTCATGGGCTCTGTGTATGCCTTCTCCTGTGGCCTGGTTCTGTGTACAGATGTTCTACCCCAGTGCTGAGGGCCAAGACACCCTCTTGGCCTTGGTGCTGGGGGCATCCTGGGGCAAGGAGTGTAGGCAGAACTCCTCAACATTGGAGATTTGGGGAAATTGTGTCCCCTCCCTTTTAGACTCCTGTAGCCccctgcagtggcacgatctgggcccACAgcaatctccaactcctgggctcaagcaatcctcccacttcagctt
Proteins encoded in this window:
- the TRIM52 gene encoding E3 ubiquitin-protein ligase TRIM52 isoform X1, which translates into the protein MAGYATTPSPMQTLQEEAVCAICLDYFKDPVSISCGHNFCRGCVTQLWGKEDEEDQNEEEDEWEEEDEEAVGAVDGWDGSVREVLYRGNADEELFQDQDDDELWLGDSSITNWDNVDYMWDEEEEEEEDQDDYLGGLRPDLRIDVYGEEEILEAYDEDEEEELYPDIHPPPSLPLPGQFTCPQCRKSFTRRSFRPNLQLANMVQIIRQMCPTPYRGNRSNDQGMCFKHQEALKLFCEVDKEAICVVCRESRSHKQHSVLPLEEVVQEYQEIKLETTLVGILQIEQESIHSKAYNQ
- the TRIM52 gene encoding E3 ubiquitin-protein ligase TRIM52 isoform X3; amino-acid sequence: MAGYATTPSPMQTLQEEAVCAICLDYFKDPVSISCGHNFCRGCVTQLWGKEDEEDQNEEEDEWEEEDEEAVGAVDGWDGSVREVLYRGNADEELFQDQDDDELWLGDSSITNWDNVDYMWDEEEEEEEDQDDYLGGLRPDLRIDVYGEEEILEAYDEDEEEELYPDIHPPPSLPLPGQFTCPQCRKSFTRRSFRPNLQLANMVQIIRQMCPTPYRGNRSNDQGMCFKHQEALKLFCEVDKEAICVVCRESRSHKQHSVLPLEEVVQEYQFVHPMS
- the TRIM52 gene encoding E3 ubiquitin-protein ligase TRIM52 isoform X2, whose amino-acid sequence is MAGYATTPSPMQTLQEEAVCAICLDYFKDPVSISCGHNFCRGCVTQLWGKEDEEDQNEEEDEWEEEDEEAVGAVDGWDGSVREVLYRGNADEELFQDQDDDELWLGDSSITNWDNVDYMWDEEEEEEEDQDDYLGGLRPDLRIDVYGEEEILEAYDEDEEEELYPDIHPPPSLPLPGQFTCPQCRKSFTRRSFRPNLQLANMVQIIRQMCPTPYRGNRSNDQGMCFKHQEALKLFCEVDKEAICVVCRESRSHKQHSVLPLEEVVQEYQKIGSTSSVELSESVGQ